The genomic region GGAGTGGGCCCGGCGGGCAGTCGACCGCCGGGGCGGCCTGATCCTGACCACCTCCCGGTACATCCCGGGCGGGCGGACCGCCGTGACCCTCACCATGGGCGCGGTCCGCTACCCGCGCCGGTCCTTCCTGCTCTTCGACGCGATCGCGGCGCTCACCTGGGGGCTCTACTGCGGACTGCTCGGCTACTTCGGCGGGCTGGCGTTCGAGCGCGACCCGATCAAGGGCGTACTGACCGGGCTGGGTCTGGCCGTCGCGGTCACGCTCGGCCTGGAGATCGCCCGCAAGGTGCGCCGCCGCGCCCACCGTCGGACCGCCGACCACCGCTGAACGACACCACCGGCCCGGCCGCCGGCCGCCGCTGAACCACGCCGCCGGCGCGGGGCCGCCGGCTGCCGCTGAACGACACCGCCGTCACAGCAGGTCGGCGTCGTGCACCAGGATCGCCACCTGCACCCGGTTGGCCACCTGGAGTTTGGCCAGCGCCCGGCTGACGTGCGCCTTGACGGTGGGTTCGCTCATCCCCAGCCGGCGGGCGATCTCCGCGTTGGCGTACCCGCGTGCCACCTCCCGGACGATCTCCAACTCCCGTCCGGTGAGCAGGGCGAGCTGCCGCCGGGCGGCGTCCCGGCGGGCCGGGCCGCGCTCGACGAACGAACTGATCAGCCGCCGGGTCACCGTCGGGGCGAGCATGGCGTTCCCGGCAGCCACCGCGCGAACCGCCTCGGCCAGGTCGCGGGGCGGGGTGTCCTTCAGCAGGAAGCCGACCGCCCCGCCGCGCAGCGCGCGGTGCACGTACTCGTCCAGGTCGAAGGTCGTCAGCATGATCACCTTCGACCCGGCGGCGGCCACCTCCGGCGCGGCGGTCAATCCGTCGGTACCCGGCATCCGGACGTCGAGCAGCACCACGTCGGGATGGAGCCGGCGCGTCTCGACCAGCGCCGTCGCGCCGTCCGCCGCCTCGCCGACCACCGTGATGTCCGGGGCCGCCTCCAGGATCAACCGCAGACCCGAGCGGACCAGGTGCTCGTCGTCGACGACCAGGACCCGGATCACGACCACTCCGCCACGGGAAGCAGCGCCCGGACGATGAAGCCGTCGTCCGCCGGCCCGGCCTCCAGCCGGCCGCCGAGCAACTCGACCCGCTCCTGCAGGCCGAGCAGGCCCAGCCCTGCGCCGGGCAGGGCGGGCCCGGCCACCGACGGGCCGTTGCGGACCGCGACCTCCACCCCGTCGGCCAGGTGACGCAGGCAGACCGTCGTCTCGGCTGCGGGGGCGTGCTTGCGTACGTTGGTCAGCGCCTCCCGGACCACCCGGTACACGGTCCGGGACACCGTCGCCGGCAGCGGGCGCGGGTCGCCCTCGTCCCGCCGCCGCACCGGAAGGCCGGCGGCCCGGGACTCCCGGATCAGCTCGTCCAGTCCACGGAGCGGGTCGTCCCCGGATCCGGAGTCGGCGGACCGGGCCACGGGGGTCTGCCGCAGCACGCCCAGCACCTCGCGCAGATCCGTGAGCGCCTGCCGGCCGGTGGACCGGATCAGCGCGGCCGCCTCGACGGTCGCCCGTTCGGTGGCGGTCACCTCCAGCGCCCCGGCGTGCACCACCATCAGCGACACCCGGTGCGCCACCACGTCGTGCATCTCGCGGGCGATCCGCGCGCGCTCCTCGGCCCGGACCCGGTCCGCCCGGGCCTCCTGCTCGCATTCCACCCGCTCGGCCCGGTCCCGCAGGGCGGTGAGGACGTCCCGCCGGGACCGGACCAGAAGGCCGGCGACCATGGGGAAGGCCACCAGCCACGCGGCCATGGCCGCCGCGTTGGCCGGGGTGGCGGTGGTGATCTGGCGCAGGCCCCCGACGGCGAGCCCGACCAGCACGCCGGCCGTCATCACCAGGGCGGCGCCGGCGAGATACGCGGTCATCGCGCGCCGGCCGCGCAGCCGGAGGCCCGCCTGGTACGACGCGACCACCCCGGCCGGCCAGGCGGCCAGCACCAGCCAGCCCACGGCGGCGGCCAGGAACACCGGCCAGCGGCGCGTCCGGCTGGCCCAGACCGCCCAGCCCGATGCCAGAGCGAGCAGCAGCACCAGGCCGCTGGGCAACGGCGAGCGGACGCCGACCGCGCCGCTGCCGGACGCCCAGACGGCACCGGCGACGACCACGGCGAGCGTCGGCGACGCGTACCGGTCGACGACCCGCCGGACCACGACGGCGGTGGATGCCACGAGAGCGAGCCTAGGGCCTGGCCGGCGGCTCGGGCACCGGCGACCGCAGGGACCCGGGTCGGCTTGGGGGGAGACCCCGATCCGCGGTCCGGGGCGAGGGTTACTTAAGTAGCCCTCGGGTGCTGACCGACGGCCGATGGCGGGGGCGGCCGGTGCGACCAGCATCGGGATCATGGATCTACTCGACCTGCTGCACCAGACCATGTCCTCGCCCTGGGTGTACCTGGCGATCTTCACGATCGCGGTGCTCGACGGGTTCTTCCCCGTCGTGCCGAGCGAGACCGCGGTGATCACCGCGGGTGTGTTCGCCGCGACCGGTGAGCCGTCCCTGCCGGCCGTGATCGTGGTGGCCGCGGCAGGCGCGCTGGTGGGCGACCACGTGTCGTACGCCATCGGCCGGACCGGGGGCGCCCGGCTGCTCGGCCGGCTCCCGGCCGGCGGGCGGCGACGGGCGGGCGTCGAGTGGGCCCGGCGCGGCATCGCGGAACGCGGCGGACTGATCCTCACCGTGGCGCGCTACATCCCGGGTGGACGGACCGCCGTCACGCTCACCATGGGAGCGGTCGGCTACCCGCGCCGCCGGTTCCTGGCCTTCGACGCGCTGGCCGCTGGTTCCTGGGGGCTCTACTCGGCCCTGGTGGGCTACCTGGGCGGGCTCGCCTTCGAACAGGACCCGCTGCGCGGGCTGCTGCTCGGCCTCGGTCTCGCCCTCACGGTGACCCTGGTCGTCGAGGTCGCCCGCGGGCTCCGCCGGGCCCGCTCCCGAAGGCCCGACGCGGCGACGGCGGCGACCCGCACGGAGATCCTGGCGACCGGCCCGGGGGCGACGCCGGCCCGGCGGGCAGCGCGGTGAAGCCGTGGGTGGCGCGGTGCGGGCGTGGGTGGCGCGGTGAGGACGTCGGGTGGTCAGCCCGCGGGCGGGCGCCAGGTGATGCCGCTGAGCAGTTGGCCGGCGCCGAGCCAGGCGACGTTCATCATCCGGGTCGCGGTCTTCTCCGGATCGGCCTCGGGATGGTCGGCGAGCCAGTCGGCCAGCGACTCGCTCGCGCCGACCAGGGCGTACGCGACCACCTCCAGGTCGGTGCCGGCGACCTCGCGCCCCTCCGCGCGCAGTGCGTGGTCGAGCATGCCCGCGACCACCTCGACCAGCCGCGCCCGCATGGCGGCCAACTCACCGGCGAACGGCTGCTCGCCCCGGGCCTGTCGGTAGAGCACCGCCCAGCCGTCCCGGTATGCCCCGACGAACCCGAAGAACGCCCGCAGCCCGCGCCAGAGCCGCTCGTCGGCCGGCAGGTCGGGTGCCGCCGCACCGGCGATCGCCTCCATCATCCGGGTGCCCTCCCGGTGCAGGCAGGCGACGAAGAGCTCCTCCTTGGTGCCCAGGTACGCGTAGACCATCGGCTTGGAGATGCCGGCGTCCTCGGCGATCTCGTCCATGCTGGCCGCGTGGAAACCGCGCCGGGAGAAGACCTTGACGGCCGCGTCGAGCATCTGCTGCTCGCGTACGGCCCGCGGGAGACGCTTGAAGGTGGGTGCGCTGGACACCTTGCGAGCATACCTACTCGTGCGTAAGGTTACGCCGGAGTAACCAAAGTCGGCCCGCCCGAGAGGTGTATCCCCCATGTCTGACTTCGACCCGGCCAACTTCGCCAACGTCGGCCCCAAGGAGTTCGCCCAGCTGGTCAAGTCCACCCCGGACGACAAGATCGCCGAGGTGATGTCCGGCGACCTGCGCGGCAAGGTCCTGAGCGAGGTCTTCAACCGGATGCCGGCGCTGTTCCGGGCCGACCGGGCCGGCTCCACCAACGCCGTCATCCACTGGACCATCACCGGCCGGCCGGACGGCGGCAGCGACACCTACGAGGTCGTCATCGAGAACGGCGCCTGCACCGTCTCGGACACCCCGCAGCGCGACCCGAAGCTCACCCTGACCATGGGCCCGGTCGAGTTCCTCAAGATCGTGTCGGGCGGGGCGAACCCCGTCATGATGTTCATGACCGGCAAGCTCAAGGCCAAGGGCGACCTGGGCCTCGCCGCCAACATCGCCAACCTGTTCGACATCCCCAAGGCCTGACATGCCCGAGTTCTCGCTCGACCTGACCGAGGAACAGCGGGATCTCCGCGACTGGGTGCACGGCTTCGCCGCCGAGGTCGTGCGCCCGGCCGCGGCCGAGTGGGACGCCCGGGAGGAGACTCCCTGGCCGATCATCCAGGAGGCGGCGAAGGTCGGCCTCTACGGCTTCGAGTTCCTCGCCACCTGCTGGGCCGACCCGACCGGGCTCTCCCTTCCCATTGCCAGCGAAGAGTTGTTCTGGGGTGACGCCGGGATCGGCCTGAGCATCTTCGGCACCTCGCTCGCGGTCGCCGCGATCTACGGCGCCGGCACCCCCGACCAGATGGTCGAGTGGGTGCCGCAGTGCTTCGGCTCGGTCGACGAACCGGCTGTCGCCGCGTTCTGCACCAGCGAGCCGGAGGCCGGGTCCGACGTCGGCGCGATGCGGACCCGCGCCGTCTACGACGAGGCCACCGACGAGTGGGTGCTGACCGGGCAGAAGGCGTACGCCACCAACGGCGGCATCGCCGGGGTGCACGTGGTCACCGCCTCGGTCGAACCCACACTCGGGTCCCGTGGGCAGGCGGCGTTCGTCGTACCGCCGGGCACGCCGGGGCTCAACGCGACCCGCAAGCTGCACAAGCTCGGTCTGCGCGCGTCGCACACCGCCGACGTCTTCCTCGACGACGTACGGGTGCCCGGAAGCTGCCTGCTCGGCGGCCGGGAGGCGCTGCTCGACCGCCTGGACCGCGCCCGCTCCGGGCAGCGCGCCTCCGGACAGGCCGCGATGCGGACGTTCGAGCTGTCCCGGCCGACCGTCGGCGCGCAGGCGCTCGGCGTGGCCCGGGCCGCGTACGAGTACGCCCTGGACTACGCGAAGGAGCGGGTCCAGTTCGGACGCGCCATCATCGAGAACCAGGCGGTCGCGTTCGCGCTGGCCGACATGAAGATGGAGATCGACGCGGCCCGGCTGCTGGTCTGGCGCGCCTCCTGGATGGGGCGCAACAACCGACCGTTCACCGCCGGCGAGGGCTCGATGTCCAAGCTGAAGGCCGGCGAGGTGGCCGTCTCGGTCACCGACCGGGCCGTGCAGCTGCTCGGCGGGGCCGGGTTCCTGCGCGACCACCCGGTCGAGCGCTGGTACCGGGACGCGAAGATCTACACCATCTTCGAGGGCACGTCGGAGATCCAGCGCCTGGTCATCTCGCGCGCGATCTCCGGGATGCAGATCCGCTGACCGACCGGGCCGCCCCGCGCCGCTGGCGTCGTGGGGCGGCCCGCCGCGCACGGTGTCGCGGGCGGCCCGGCGCCGTCGATCTCGCGGCGGCGCGGCGCCGTCGCTCCACCACCGGTCCCGCCGCACGATCCGTGCCGTCTTCGTCACGCCGCGCCAGCGTCGACTGGGCGGTACGCGGCACTCACGGCATGATCAAGAGAGACGCCCGACGGACGGGTCTCCCTCGACCCCGTCCGCGCACCACCCCTCAAGGAGGTCTGCGGCATGGACCTGCCGTTCATCGTCACCACGCTGACCCGACGTGGCCTGCTCACCCCCGGCCGCCCGATCCGGGTCGCCTCGCAGCTCAGCGCGCTGCGCAAGTGGGGGTGGAGCCTCGCCGGCGAGCTGCGCCAGGCGGCCGCCCGCGATCCCGACCGGCCGGCGATCATCGACGAGGACGGCGTCGAGCTGACCTACCAGCAGCTGCTCGACCGGGCCGAGCGGATGGCCCGGGCGATGCGGTCCGGCCACGGCGTACAGACCGGCGACCGGATCGGTGTGCTCTGCCGCAACCACCACGGTCTGATCGAGACCATCGTGGCGGCGACCCTGCTCGGTGTGGACGCCGTGCTGGTCAACACCGGGCTCTCCCCGGCGCAGCTCGCCACCGTCGCCGAGGAGCAGCGGCTGCGCGTGCTGGTGCACGACGACGAGTTCGCCGAACGCGTCCTCGCTCTCCCGCCCGAGCTGCCGCGGCTCGACGAACGCGCCCGCGAGGAGCTGGTCGTCGGAGCGCTGCCGGGTGAGCTGCACCCGCCCGAGCGAGACGGACGGATCATCGTGCTCACGTCGGGCAC from Micromonospora sp. WMMD812 harbors:
- a CDS encoding DedA family protein, with translation MDAVIDLLRDTVTSPWMYLVLIGATAIDAFFPAIPSEAAVITAAVLSSAGGHPNLIGVILSAAVGALIGDHISYAIGRGGGSRRLARFPEQSRRRTGSEWARRAVDRRGGLILTTSRYIPGGRTAVTLTMGAVRYPRRSFLLFDAIAALTWGLYCGLLGYFGGLAFERDPIKGVLTGLGLAVAVTLGLEIARKVRRRAHRRTADHR
- a CDS encoding response regulator transcription factor; the protein is MIRVLVVDDEHLVRSGLRLILEAAPDITVVGEAADGATALVETRRLHPDVVLLDVRMPGTDGLTAAPEVAAAGSKVIMLTTFDLDEYVHRALRGGAVGFLLKDTPPRDLAEAVRAVAAGNAMLAPTVTRRLISSFVERGPARRDAARRQLALLTGRELEIVREVARGYANAEIARRLGMSEPTVKAHVSRALAKLQVANRVQVAILVHDADLL
- a CDS encoding histidine kinase; translation: MASTAVVVRRVVDRYASPTLAVVVAGAVWASGSGAVGVRSPLPSGLVLLLALASGWAVWASRTRRWPVFLAAAVGWLVLAAWPAGVVASYQAGLRLRGRRAMTAYLAGAALVMTAGVLVGLAVGGLRQITTATPANAAAMAAWLVAFPMVAGLLVRSRRDVLTALRDRAERVECEQEARADRVRAEERARIAREMHDVVAHRVSLMVVHAGALEVTATERATVEAAALIRSTGRQALTDLREVLGVLRQTPVARSADSGSGDDPLRGLDELIRESRAAGLPVRRRDEGDPRPLPATVSRTVYRVVREALTNVRKHAPAAETTVCLRHLADGVEVAVRNGPSVAGPALPGAGLGLLGLQERVELLGGRLEAGPADDGFIVRALLPVAEWS
- a CDS encoding DedA family protein encodes the protein MMDLLDLLHQTMSSPWVYLAIFTIAVLDGFFPVVPSETAVITAGVFAATGEPSLPAVIVVAAAGALVGDHVSYAIGRTGGARLLGRLPAGGRRRAGVEWARRGIAERGGLILTVARYIPGGRTAVTLTMGAVGYPRRRFLAFDALAAGSWGLYSALVGYLGGLAFEQDPLRGLLLGLGLALTVTLVVEVARGLRRARSRRPDAATAATRTEILATGPGATPARRAAR
- a CDS encoding TetR/AcrR family transcriptional regulator; protein product: MSSAPTFKRLPRAVREQQMLDAAVKVFSRRGFHAASMDEIAEDAGISKPMVYAYLGTKEELFVACLHREGTRMMEAIAGAAAPDLPADERLWRGLRAFFGFVGAYRDGWAVLYRQARGEQPFAGELAAMRARLVEVVAGMLDHALRAEGREVAGTDLEVVAYALVGASESLADWLADHPEADPEKTATRMMNVAWLGAGQLLSGITWRPPAG
- a CDS encoding SCP2 sterol-binding domain-containing protein; translation: MSDFDPANFANVGPKEFAQLVKSTPDDKIAEVMSGDLRGKVLSEVFNRMPALFRADRAGSTNAVIHWTITGRPDGGSDTYEVVIENGACTVSDTPQRDPKLTLTMGPVEFLKIVSGGANPVMMFMTGKLKAKGDLGLAANIANLFDIPKA
- a CDS encoding acyl-CoA dehydrogenase family protein — its product is MPEFSLDLTEEQRDLRDWVHGFAAEVVRPAAAEWDAREETPWPIIQEAAKVGLYGFEFLATCWADPTGLSLPIASEELFWGDAGIGLSIFGTSLAVAAIYGAGTPDQMVEWVPQCFGSVDEPAVAAFCTSEPEAGSDVGAMRTRAVYDEATDEWVLTGQKAYATNGGIAGVHVVTASVEPTLGSRGQAAFVVPPGTPGLNATRKLHKLGLRASHTADVFLDDVRVPGSCLLGGREALLDRLDRARSGQRASGQAAMRTFELSRPTVGAQALGVARAAYEYALDYAKERVQFGRAIIENQAVAFALADMKMEIDAARLLVWRASWMGRNNRPFTAGEGSMSKLKAGEVAVSVTDRAVQLLGGAGFLRDHPVERWYRDAKIYTIFEGTSEIQRLVISRAISGMQIR